In a single window of the Pontibacter russatus genome:
- a CDS encoding valine--tRNA ligase: protein MSISTKYNPREVEQKWYDSWMQRGFFRSEPNPNKEPYSIVIPPPNVTGVLHMGHMLNNTIQDVLIRRARMQGKEACWVPGTDHASIATEAKVVAMLKERGISKKDLTREEFLAYAWEWKEKYGGIILDQLKKLGASCDWDRTRFTMEDDMSAAVIEVFVDLYRKGLIYRGVRMVNWDPQGGTALSDEEVLPKETMAKMYHLQYEVVDGAASEPTYITVATSRPETIMADVAVAVNPNDSRYTYLHGKSVRIPLLGREIPVILDEYVSIDFGTGALKVTPAHDLNDYELGQKHRLPTIDILNNDGTLNEHARLYVGQDRFAARRNIVKDLQEADLLVKVEEYQSVLQTSERTGAVIEPRLSMQWFCKMDAMAAPALEAVLNDDIRLYPPKFKNMYRAWMENIRDWCISRQLWWGQRIPAFYLPDGAFVVATTAEEALELARSESGNDQLQLADLRQDEDVLDTWFSSWLWPISVFDGFKDPDNKDILYYYPTNDLVTAPEILFFWVARMIMAGYEFRKEMPFKNVYLTGIVRDAQGRKMSKSLGNSPDPLDLIEQFGADGVRAGMLFSSPAGNDLLYDEKLVEQGRNFTNKIWNAFRLIKGWEIDERLPCPNETAISWFESRFNEAFVQIEDHFSKFRISDALLAIYKLVWDDFCSNYLEMIKPAYQQPIDKRTVEETVRLLEDVLKVLHPFMPFITEEIWHELKKRSQKEYLIVAAWPKKDKFDKDIIQKMEHVLQVVGAVRNIRNSKNIPNNKPLDLYMKVASQENYMAFLPILRKLANLHEVQFVEENLEGGAISFIVGSDEFFIPMEGSIDVAAERERLTKELEYTRGFLASVDKKLSNERFVNGAPEAVITAERKKKADAEARISAIEQTLAAL, encoded by the coding sequence ATGTCGATCTCAACCAAATATAACCCCCGAGAAGTAGAGCAGAAGTGGTATGACAGCTGGATGCAGCGCGGCTTCTTCCGCTCCGAGCCGAATCCCAACAAAGAACCCTATTCCATCGTGATTCCGCCGCCCAACGTGACGGGCGTGCTGCACATGGGCCATATGCTCAACAACACCATCCAGGACGTGCTGATCCGGCGCGCGCGCATGCAGGGCAAGGAAGCCTGCTGGGTGCCCGGCACCGACCACGCCTCCATCGCCACCGAGGCCAAGGTGGTGGCGATGCTGAAAGAGCGTGGCATCAGCAAGAAAGACCTGACGCGCGAGGAGTTTCTGGCCTACGCCTGGGAGTGGAAAGAAAAGTACGGCGGCATTATTCTGGATCAGCTGAAGAAACTCGGAGCCTCCTGCGACTGGGACCGCACCCGCTTCACGATGGAGGACGATATGAGCGCCGCTGTGATCGAGGTGTTCGTGGACCTGTACCGCAAGGGGCTTATATATAGAGGCGTGCGCATGGTGAACTGGGACCCGCAGGGTGGCACGGCGCTGTCTGACGAGGAAGTGCTGCCGAAGGAGACGATGGCCAAGATGTACCACCTGCAGTACGAGGTGGTGGACGGCGCAGCCTCAGAGCCGACCTATATAACTGTGGCCACCTCCCGCCCCGAGACCATCATGGCCGACGTGGCCGTGGCCGTGAACCCGAACGACAGCCGCTACACATACCTGCACGGCAAAAGTGTGCGCATCCCCCTGCTGGGCAGGGAGATCCCGGTTATCCTGGACGAATACGTTTCCATCGACTTCGGAACCGGGGCCCTGAAGGTAACGCCCGCCCACGACCTGAACGACTACGAACTGGGGCAGAAGCACCGGCTGCCCACCATTGATATTCTCAACAACGACGGCACCCTGAACGAGCACGCCAGGCTATATGTGGGGCAGGACCGTTTCGCCGCCCGCCGCAACATTGTGAAAGATTTGCAGGAAGCGGATCTGCTGGTGAAGGTGGAGGAGTACCAGAGCGTGCTGCAGACGTCGGAGCGCACCGGCGCCGTGATTGAGCCGCGCCTGTCGATGCAGTGGTTCTGCAAGATGGATGCCATGGCGGCGCCTGCCCTGGAGGCCGTGCTGAACGACGACATCCGCCTGTACCCGCCGAAGTTCAAGAACATGTACCGCGCCTGGATGGAGAACATCCGCGACTGGTGCATCTCGCGGCAGCTGTGGTGGGGGCAGCGCATTCCGGCGTTCTACCTGCCCGATGGGGCCTTTGTAGTGGCCACCACGGCTGAGGAGGCATTGGAACTGGCGCGCAGCGAAAGCGGGAATGACCAGTTGCAACTGGCAGACCTGCGCCAGGACGAGGACGTGCTCGACACGTGGTTTTCGTCGTGGCTGTGGCCTATCTCGGTGTTCGACGGGTTCAAAGACCCGGACAACAAGGACATCCTCTATTACTACCCCACCAACGACCTGGTGACGGCACCGGAGATTCTTTTCTTCTGGGTGGCGCGCATGATCATGGCGGGGTATGAGTTCCGGAAGGAGATGCCGTTCAAGAACGTGTACCTGACAGGCATTGTGCGCGACGCGCAGGGCCGCAAAATGTCGAAGTCGCTGGGCAACTCGCCGGACCCGCTGGACCTGATCGAGCAGTTTGGCGCGGACGGCGTGCGCGCGGGTATGCTGTTCAGCTCACCGGCCGGAAACGACCTGCTCTATGACGAGAAGCTGGTGGAGCAGGGCCGTAACTTCACCAACAAGATATGGAACGCCTTCCGTTTGATAAAAGGCTGGGAGATAGACGAGCGCCTGCCGTGCCCGAACGAAACCGCCATCAGCTGGTTCGAGTCGCGCTTCAACGAGGCCTTTGTGCAGATCGAGGACCATTTCAGCAAGTTCCGCATCTCGGATGCGCTGCTGGCCATATATAAACTGGTGTGGGACGATTTCTGCTCCAACTACCTCGAGATGATAAAGCCAGCCTACCAACAGCCGATCGACAAGCGCACAGTGGAGGAGACCGTGCGGCTGCTGGAAGACGTGCTGAAAGTGCTGCACCCGTTCATGCCTTTTATCACAGAGGAGATATGGCACGAGCTGAAAAAACGCTCGCAGAAAGAGTACCTGATTGTGGCGGCCTGGCCGAAGAAGGACAAGTTTGACAAGGACATCATCCAGAAAATGGAGCACGTGCTGCAGGTGGTGGGCGCTGTGCGCAACATCCGCAACTCCAAGAACATCCCGAACAACAAGCCGCTCGATTTATATATGAAAGTGGCCAGCCAGGAGAATTATATGGCTTTCCTGCCCATCCTGCGGAAACTGGCGAACCTGCACGAGGTGCAGTTTGTGGAGGAGAACCTGGAAGGCGGTGCGATAAGCTTTATCGTGGGCAGCGACGAGTTCTTCATCCCGATGGAGGGCAGCATTGACGTGGCCGCCGAGCGCGAGCGCCTGACAAAGGAGCTGGAGTACACCAGGGGTTTCCTGGCCTCCGTGGATAAAAAGCTGAGCAACGAGCGCTTTGTGAACGGCGCGCCGGAAGCAGTCATCACCGCCGAGCGCAAGAAGAAAGCCGACGCCGAGGCCCGCATCAGCGCCATCGAGCAAACGCTGGCCGCGCTGTAA
- a CDS encoding dihydrolipoamide acetyltransferase family protein — protein sequence MALVEMVMPRMGESIMEGTVLKWLKRVGDTIEQDESVLEVATDKVDTEVPALEGGVLKEILVKEGDVVAVGAPIAIIATDNSEDTDASASPAAETTPSATDAAPAPAESTARPEPVARLDQPATGRFYSPLVLNIAREEGISMQELEYIPGTGQEGRVSKKDILAYVESRAEAPQQATAPVQSSPSMPAEAAAPAPQPAPQPAAVKPAASHSGNSEIIEMDRMRRMIADRMVESKRVAPHVTSFVEADVTNLVNWRNKWKDEYKRREGESLTFTPIFIDAIAKAIKDFPMINISVDGGNIIRHRDINIGMAVALPSGNLIVPNIKNADQLNLNGLAKKVNDLANRARTNKLTPDDLSGGTYTVSNVGSFGNVMGTPIIMQPQVAIMAVGTIKKKPAVIETPQGDLIGIRHFMFLSHSYDHRVVDGSLGGMFVRRVADYLENFDMSRTV from the coding sequence ATGGCACTTGTAGAAATGGTAATGCCCAGAATGGGCGAGAGTATCATGGAAGGGACCGTTCTAAAATGGCTCAAGCGCGTAGGCGACACCATTGAGCAGGACGAATCGGTGCTGGAGGTAGCCACAGACAAAGTAGACACCGAAGTGCCCGCCCTGGAGGGAGGCGTGCTGAAGGAGATACTCGTGAAGGAGGGCGACGTGGTGGCCGTGGGCGCGCCCATCGCCATCATCGCTACTGATAACAGCGAGGATACGGATGCTTCCGCCTCTCCTGCCGCCGAAACAACGCCATCCGCTACCGATGCCGCCCCCGCGCCAGCCGAAAGCACTGCACGCCCTGAACCTGTAGCCCGGCTGGATCAGCCTGCCACGGGCAGGTTCTACTCGCCGCTGGTGCTCAACATCGCCCGCGAAGAGGGCATTTCGATGCAGGAGCTGGAGTATATACCGGGTACCGGCCAGGAGGGGCGCGTGTCGAAGAAAGACATCCTGGCCTATGTAGAAAGCCGCGCTGAGGCACCTCAGCAGGCCACAGCGCCTGTGCAAAGCTCTCCTTCAATGCCAGCAGAGGCAGCGGCACCAGCGCCGCAACCTGCTCCTCAGCCAGCAGCTGTGAAGCCAGCGGCCTCGCATAGCGGCAACTCCGAAATCATCGAGATGGACCGCATGCGCCGGATGATTGCCGACCGCATGGTGGAGAGCAAGCGCGTGGCGCCGCACGTCACCTCGTTTGTGGAGGCCGATGTGACCAACCTTGTGAACTGGCGCAACAAGTGGAAAGACGAATATAAAAGGCGGGAGGGCGAGAGCCTGACTTTCACGCCGATTTTCATCGATGCCATCGCCAAAGCCATCAAGGATTTCCCGATGATAAACATTTCGGTGGACGGGGGCAACATCATCCGCCACAGGGACATCAACATTGGCATGGCCGTGGCCCTGCCAAGCGGCAACCTGATAGTGCCGAACATCAAAAACGCGGACCAGCTGAACCTGAACGGCCTGGCCAAGAAGGTGAACGACCTGGCGAACCGCGCCCGCACCAACAAACTGACGCCGGATGACCTGTCTGGCGGCACTTACACGGTTTCGAATGTGGGCTCGTTCGGCAACGTGATGGGCACACCCATCATCATGCAGCCGCAGGTGGCGATCATGGCGGTAGGCACCATCAAGAAAAAGCCCGCCGTGATTGAGACGCCGCAAGGTGATTTAATCGGCATACGCCACTTCATGTTCCTGTCGCACTCCTACGACCACCGCGTGGTGGACGGTTCGCTGGGCGGCATGTTCGTGCGCCGCGTGGCCGATTACCTCGAGAACTTCGACATGAGCCGGACGGTATAA
- a CDS encoding competence/damage-inducible protein A, producing the protein MKAVTAEIITIGDEILFGQIVDTNSAWLGTELTKIGVRVKQITSVSDSADHIVQALDAARTRADIMLLTGGLGPTKDDLTKHVLADYFQTTLKLHEPSLADVTEIFKHRGREVMELNRQQAFLPEACTPVRNVLGTAPGMWFEREGKVFVSMPGVPFEMKRMMTDTVLPQLKAYFKTPHIIHKVVQTAGIGESTLAARLEDWENGLPPHLKLAYLPHLGGVRLRLTGTGAEAAALEQELRTEVAKLAQIIPGYIYAYGEVSLEEAVGQLLKERSLTIATAESCTGGYLAHLITSVSGSSAYYQGSVVAYHNEVKTRELGVMPETLQQHGAVSEATVREMAENVRKKFGTHIGVATSGIAGPGGGTAEKPVGTVWIAYADKDRTVAKLLHLNKDRLLNIQYTAMAVLNLVRQSLTAAVEE; encoded by the coding sequence ATGAAAGCCGTTACCGCCGAAATCATCACCATCGGAGACGAGATCCTCTTCGGCCAGATCGTGGACACCAACTCTGCCTGGCTGGGCACAGAATTAACGAAGATCGGCGTCCGGGTGAAGCAGATCACCTCCGTTTCCGACAGCGCCGACCACATTGTGCAGGCCCTGGATGCCGCCCGCACCAGAGCGGACATTATGCTGCTAACGGGCGGCCTCGGCCCCACCAAAGACGACCTGACCAAGCACGTGCTGGCCGATTACTTCCAGACCACCCTCAAACTGCACGAACCCTCGCTGGCCGATGTGACGGAGATCTTCAAACACCGTGGCCGCGAGGTGATGGAGCTGAACCGGCAGCAGGCCTTTCTGCCGGAGGCCTGCACCCCCGTCCGGAATGTGCTGGGTACCGCGCCGGGCATGTGGTTTGAGCGGGAGGGGAAAGTGTTTGTCTCGATGCCGGGGGTGCCGTTTGAGATGAAGCGCATGATGACGGACACCGTGCTGCCGCAACTGAAAGCGTACTTCAAGACACCGCACATCATCCATAAGGTAGTGCAGACGGCAGGCATTGGCGAATCGACGCTGGCGGCCAGGCTGGAAGATTGGGAAAACGGCCTGCCGCCCCATCTAAAGCTGGCTTACCTGCCGCACCTGGGCGGCGTGCGCCTCCGCCTGACCGGTACGGGCGCTGAGGCGGCAGCGCTGGAGCAGGAACTGCGGACCGAGGTAGCGAAGCTGGCCCAGATCATCCCCGGTTATATATACGCCTATGGGGAGGTGAGCCTGGAAGAAGCCGTCGGACAGCTGCTGAAAGAGCGGAGCCTGACCATTGCCACCGCCGAGAGTTGCACGGGCGGTTACCTGGCGCACCTGATCACCAGCGTCAGCGGCAGTTCGGCCTATTACCAGGGCAGCGTAGTTGCGTACCACAATGAGGTGAAGACACGGGAACTTGGCGTGATGCCGGAAACCCTGCAGCAGCATGGCGCCGTGAGCGAGGCCACCGTGCGGGAGATGGCCGAGAATGTGCGGAAAAAGTTCGGCACCCACATCGGCGTGGCCACCAGCGGCATTGCCGGACCCGGCGGCGGCACGGCAGAGAAGCCCGTCGGCACCGTTTGGATTGCGTATGCCGACAAAGACAGGACCGTGGCAAAGCTACTCCACTTAAACAAGGACCGCCTGCTGAACATACAATACACCGCAATGGCAGTGCTGAACCTGGTGCGCCAAAGTTTGACGGCCGCCGTTGAGGAATAG
- a CDS encoding DUF4197 domain-containing protein codes for MKKLLYTSFVALTLAASACTVAEVQRTMDEVLAGTATGAPLTRDEVASGLKQALEVGIRNGASQASQTDGYYGNSLIRIPFPEDVQRVENTLRKVGLGNEVDKFILTLNRGAEDAAQSAVPIFVSAIKQLTIADAWAILRGDKDAATQYLKRTTSQQLYEAFNPVMVKSLEKTNATRYYTDIVNQYNKIPLTQKVNPDLDDYATQKAIDGLFVLVAQEEANIRENPFARTTELLRRVFAKENQS; via the coding sequence ATGAAAAAATTACTTTACACTTCTTTTGTCGCCCTCACCCTTGCCGCCTCTGCCTGCACCGTGGCCGAGGTGCAACGCACTATGGATGAGGTGCTGGCCGGCACCGCCACCGGCGCCCCCCTTACCCGCGACGAGGTGGCCTCCGGCCTGAAGCAGGCGCTGGAGGTGGGCATCCGGAACGGCGCTTCCCAGGCTTCCCAGACAGACGGCTACTATGGCAACTCCCTTATCCGCATTCCTTTCCCGGAGGATGTGCAGCGCGTGGAGAACACATTGCGGAAGGTGGGGCTCGGCAACGAGGTCGATAAATTTATCCTGACGCTGAACCGTGGTGCCGAAGACGCCGCCCAGAGCGCCGTGCCGATTTTCGTGAGCGCGATCAAGCAACTGACCATCGCGGATGCCTGGGCTATTCTGCGCGGCGACAAGGACGCGGCCACGCAGTACCTGAAGCGCACCACCTCGCAGCAGCTCTATGAGGCCTTTAACCCGGTGATGGTCAAGTCGCTGGAGAAAACAAACGCCACCCGCTACTACACCGACATCGTGAACCAGTACAACAAGATTCCGCTGACGCAGAAGGTGAACCCGGACCTGGACGACTACGCCACGCAGAAAGCCATTGACGGTCTTTTTGTGCTGGTGGCGCAGGAAGAAGCCAACATCCGCGAGAACCCTTTTGCCCGCACCACCGAACTGCTGCGCCGCGTGTTTGCGAAAGAAAACCAGTCGTAA
- a CDS encoding erythromycin esterase family protein, with amino-acid sequence MENRHFNYTRLTKERDLDVLLEEIGDARVVMLGEASHGTSEYYTWRTAISKRLIQDKGFNFIAVEGDWPECYAVNRLVKGYQNAGNRIADVLQVYKRWPTWMWANWEVAALVEWLRDFNHLKNVPEKAGFYGLDVYSLWESLDQILSYLERNDGKAAEAARTAVNCFEPFNRDPQVYAQATAFVPTDCEKEVIEMLQRVQSQRTYSDDPENDFNTKQNALVAVNAEKYYRAMVRGGGSSWNVRDSHMMETLDRLLEFHGPESKAIVWEHNTHIGDARYTDMADDGMHNIGQLAREKYGRARVKLVGCGTYQGTVIAGKSWGAPMQKMDVPPAVKGSWEEMLHRMGTDDKIILSRDLRDAPELHRRIGHRAIGVVYDPKFEAFGNYVPTVIPERYDAFLYFDETEAVHPLRMKTSSGKEPDLYPWNY; translated from the coding sequence ATGGAAAACAGACACTTTAACTACACCCGGCTTACGAAGGAGAGGGACCTGGACGTGTTGCTGGAGGAGATCGGCGACGCCCGGGTGGTGATGCTGGGGGAGGCATCGCATGGCACCTCGGAGTATTATACCTGGCGCACGGCCATCTCTAAAAGGCTTATCCAAGACAAAGGCTTCAACTTTATTGCGGTGGAGGGCGACTGGCCCGAGTGCTATGCGGTGAACCGCCTCGTGAAGGGCTACCAGAACGCCGGTAACAGGATTGCGGATGTGCTGCAGGTGTACAAGCGCTGGCCCACCTGGATGTGGGCAAACTGGGAGGTGGCGGCGCTGGTGGAGTGGCTGCGCGACTTCAACCACCTGAAGAATGTGCCGGAGAAAGCCGGCTTCTATGGGCTGGATGTGTACAGCCTTTGGGAGTCGCTGGACCAGATACTGAGCTACCTCGAAAGAAACGACGGGAAAGCCGCCGAGGCTGCCCGCACCGCCGTCAACTGTTTCGAACCTTTTAACCGCGACCCGCAGGTATATGCCCAGGCCACTGCTTTTGTGCCCACCGATTGCGAGAAGGAGGTAATTGAGATGCTGCAGCGGGTGCAGTCGCAGCGCACCTATAGCGATGACCCGGAAAACGATTTCAACACGAAGCAGAATGCGCTGGTGGCCGTGAACGCAGAGAAATACTACCGGGCCATGGTGCGGGGCGGGGGCAGCTCCTGGAACGTGCGCGACAGCCATATGATGGAGACCCTGGACCGGCTGCTGGAGTTTCACGGGCCGGAGTCGAAGGCGATCGTGTGGGAGCACAACACCCACATCGGGGATGCCCGCTACACCGACATGGCCGACGACGGCATGCACAACATCGGCCAGCTGGCCCGCGAGAAATACGGGCGGGCGCGTGTGAAGCTGGTCGGTTGCGGCACTTACCAGGGAACCGTTATTGCTGGCAAATCGTGGGGGGCGCCTATGCAGAAGATGGACGTGCCGCCCGCTGTAAAGGGCAGCTGGGAAGAGATGCTGCACCGCATGGGCACCGACGACAAAATCATCCTTTCCAGAGACCTGCGCGATGCGCCGGAACTGCATCGGCGCATTGGTCACCGGGCCATCGGGGTGGTATATGACCCCAAGTTCGAGGCTTTCGGCAACTACGTGCCCACCGTTATTCCGGAGCGGTACGACGCGTTCCTCTATTTCGATGAGACGGAGGCGGTGCATCCGCTCCGCATGAAAACGAGCAGTGGCAAAGAGCCAGACCTTTATCCCTGGAACTATTGA
- a CDS encoding calcium/sodium antiporter, with the protein MLLSFLFVLGFVLLIKGAGVLVTGATNIARRFGTSDMVVGLTIVSLGTSMPELIVSVLSSVQGQPELAIGNVFGSNVANLLLILGVSAIICPLPIRKATILNELPFSLIATLLVGFLANATLLHNREELYISRLDGGILLFFFVLFMAYIYHVAKTNKEEVLAHTTEPPVISIGKSVLLILLGVLGLFLGGKWVVDGAVYMAQSLGLSESFIGLTVVAIGTSLPELVTSATAAYRRNIDIAVGNVVGSNIFNLLLILGVSALISPLPFNVMSNSDIVMMIVASTLLILVMPIGRKNTIDRQNGVAFLLVYMGYIAYLVMRG; encoded by the coding sequence ATGCTCCTATCCTTCCTTTTTGTACTTGGTTTTGTCCTGTTGATAAAAGGGGCTGGGGTGCTGGTGACAGGTGCCACGAACATTGCCAGGCGATTCGGCACCTCCGACATGGTGGTGGGGCTGACAATCGTCTCCCTCGGCACGTCCATGCCCGAACTTATCGTTAGTGTGCTCTCAAGCGTACAGGGGCAGCCGGAACTGGCCATCGGCAATGTCTTCGGCAGCAATGTAGCCAACCTGCTGCTCATCCTCGGGGTTAGCGCCATCATCTGCCCGCTGCCCATCCGCAAAGCCACCATTCTGAATGAACTCCCCTTTTCCCTGATCGCGACGCTGTTGGTGGGTTTTCTGGCCAACGCCACCCTCCTGCATAACCGTGAGGAGTTATATATAAGCCGCCTGGACGGGGGGATACTGCTTTTCTTTTTCGTGCTGTTCATGGCTTATATATACCATGTCGCCAAAACAAACAAAGAGGAGGTGCTGGCGCATACAACGGAGCCCCCGGTAATATCCATCGGCAAGTCGGTGCTATTGATACTATTAGGAGTTCTTGGTTTATTTCTGGGCGGGAAGTGGGTGGTGGATGGCGCTGTATATATGGCGCAGTCGCTAGGGTTGAGCGAATCGTTCATCGGACTCACGGTAGTCGCCATCGGCACCTCGCTGCCGGAGCTTGTTACCTCTGCCACGGCTGCTTACCGGCGCAACATCGACATTGCGGTGGGTAACGTGGTTGGCTCCAATATCTTTAATCTGCTGCTCATTCTGGGAGTCAGTGCCCTCATCAGCCCGCTGCCTTTTAACGTGATGAGCAATTCGGACATTGTGATGATGATAGTTGCGAGCACCCTGCTCATCCTTGTCATGCCGATCGGCCGGAAAAACACGATTGACCGCCAGAACGGTGTCGCCTTCCTGCTTGTCTACATGGGTTATATCGCCTACCTGGTGATGAGAGGATAA
- a CDS encoding YebC/PmpR family DNA-binding transcriptional regulator, translated as MGRAFEFRKARKFKRWDKMSKAFTRLGKEIAMAVKESGPSPDTNSRLRTAIQNAKGVNMPKDRIEAAIKRASSKEEKDYEEVVYEGYAPHGIAVVVECATDNLNRTVANVRMHFSKGHGTLGKTGSLDFLFERKGIFKIPAEGVNLEELELELIDFGAEEIYEHEGEIIIETPFTEFGNMQKGLEEKGLEVISADVQRIPTTRTELTEEQEEEVMNLIERFEEDDDVQAVYHNMQ; from the coding sequence ATGGGAAGAGCATTTGAATTCAGAAAGGCCCGGAAGTTTAAACGTTGGGACAAAATGTCGAAGGCGTTCACGCGCCTCGGCAAAGAGATAGCGATGGCGGTGAAGGAGAGCGGCCCGAGCCCCGACACCAACTCCCGCCTGCGTACGGCCATCCAGAACGCCAAAGGCGTGAACATGCCGAAAGACCGCATTGAGGCGGCCATCAAAAGAGCGTCGTCCAAGGAAGAGAAAGACTATGAAGAGGTGGTATATGAGGGCTATGCCCCGCACGGCATTGCGGTAGTGGTAGAGTGCGCCACCGACAACCTGAACCGCACCGTTGCCAATGTGCGCATGCATTTCTCCAAAGGCCACGGCACGCTGGGCAAAACCGGCTCGCTGGATTTCTTGTTTGAGCGCAAGGGTATCTTTAAGATTCCGGCGGAGGGCGTTAACCTGGAGGAACTGGAACTGGAGTTGATTGACTTCGGAGCGGAGGAGATATATGAGCACGAGGGCGAAATCATCATCGAGACGCCTTTCACGGAGTTCGGCAACATGCAGAAAGGACTGGAGGAGAAAGGCCTGGAGGTCATCAGCGCCGATGTGCAGCGCATCCCCACCACCAGAACCGAGCTGACGGAGGAGCAGGAAGAGGAAGTGATGAACCTGATCGAGCGTTTTGAGGAAGACGACGACGTGCAGGCGGTTTACCACAACATGCAGTAG
- a CDS encoding ABC transporter ATP-binding protein encodes MQISLSNLGKRYNYEWIFRNLTYTFEAGTSYAILGHNGSGKSTLLTTIAGHNLHSEGELIYKAGGRAIEPDHVYRHLSLTAPYLELVEEFTLLELIDFHTRFKPLRHALSHADLVDRMGLQKSRNKFVKDFSSGMKQRLKLGLAIYSDTTLLLLDEPTTNLDQEGVAWYQEHVAQNQENRLIIVGSNIQHEYSFCQQRLLITDYHPPARK; translated from the coding sequence ATGCAAATTAGCCTAAGTAATTTAGGTAAACGCTATAATTACGAGTGGATTTTCCGCAACCTGACCTACACCTTTGAGGCAGGCACCTCTTATGCCATCCTGGGGCATAACGGGTCCGGGAAATCCACACTGCTCACCACCATTGCCGGGCATAACCTGCACAGCGAGGGCGAGCTTATATATAAAGCGGGCGGCAGGGCCATCGAACCGGACCACGTGTACCGCCACCTCTCGCTCACGGCCCCCTATCTGGAGCTGGTCGAGGAATTCACCCTGCTGGAGCTCATTGACTTTCACACCCGCTTCAAGCCGCTGCGCCACGCCCTCTCCCACGCTGACCTGGTAGACCGCATGGGCCTGCAGAAGTCCCGCAACAAGTTTGTGAAGGATTTCTCCTCCGGCATGAAGCAGCGCCTGAAACTGGGCCTGGCCATATACTCCGACACAACGCTGCTGCTGCTCGACGAGCCCACCACCAACCTGGACCAGGAAGGCGTGGCCTGGTATCAGGAGCACGTGGCGCAGAACCAGGAGAACCGCCTCATTATCGTGGGCTCCAACATCCAGCACGAGTACAGCTTCTGCCAGCAGCGCCTGCTCATTACAGACTATCACCCGCCAGCCAGAAAGTAG
- the lpxA gene encoding acyl-ACP--UDP-N-acetylglucosamine O-acyltransferase, which translates to MNQPLAYIHPEAKIAHNVVVEPFSTIYKNVEIGEGTWIGPNVTIMEGARIGKNCKIFPGAVISSVPQDLKFAGEDTTAVLGDNTVIRECVTISRGTIDKMKTVVGSNCLVMSYAHIAHDCIIGNNCILVNAVQLGGHVEMGDYAIIGGSSAAHQFVKIGAHAMVSGGSLIRKDVPPYVKAAREPLTYAGINSIGLRRRGFTSEQINDIQHVYRLLFMSGMNYTEALDKIELELAPSNERDEILNFVRNSGRGIIKSYFAKDAN; encoded by the coding sequence ATGAACCAGCCATTAGCATACATCCACCCAGAAGCTAAGATCGCGCATAACGTTGTTGTGGAGCCTTTTTCCACGATTTACAAGAACGTGGAGATTGGAGAGGGCACCTGGATCGGGCCCAACGTGACCATCATGGAGGGCGCCCGCATCGGCAAGAACTGCAAGATATTCCCCGGCGCGGTTATCTCCTCGGTACCCCAGGACCTGAAGTTCGCCGGCGAGGACACCACCGCCGTGCTCGGCGACAACACCGTTATCCGGGAGTGCGTGACCATCAGCCGCGGCACCATCGACAAGATGAAGACCGTGGTGGGCAGCAACTGCCTCGTGATGTCGTACGCCCACATCGCGCACGACTGCATCATCGGCAACAACTGCATACTGGTGAACGCCGTGCAATTGGGCGGCCACGTGGAGATGGGCGATTACGCCATCATCGGCGGTTCCAGCGCCGCCCACCAGTTCGTAAAAATCGGGGCGCACGCCATGGTGTCCGGCGGGTCGCTTATCCGAAAGGACGTGCCGCCGTATGTGAAGGCCGCGCGCGAGCCGCTTACGTACGCTGGCATCAACTCCATCGGCCTGCGCCGCAGGGGCTTCACCAGCGAGCAGATAAACGACATCCAGCACGTGTACCGCCTCCTGTTTATGAGCGGCATGAACTATACCGAGGCCCTGGACAAAATTGAGCTGGAACTGGCGCCAAGCAACGAACGCGACGAGATACTGAACTTTGTGCGCAACTCCGGCCGCGGCATCATCAAGAGCTATTTCGCCAAAGATGCAAATTAG